From a region of the Phragmitibacter flavus genome:
- the vccD gene encoding Verru_Chthon cassette protein D has protein sequence MLSSRLLWTPKSTFAFFRPPCRCAILNGAANVNDTPLHSPILHCQQAILGGIPASSFVARFRRGFTLVEMLVVIVIIALLMAIVTPSFYSAIMATRLTSSGGQLVGMLSNAQQIATSEGCTVEVRFYKYNNDEFDPGADPRFRSVLLLRHFEQGAPNPDPNPANQGKPLTAPMALVLGEVLNLSQDLVLSENNEMSTFLANLADGNSTVGTKVSNASGLSDYTFRPGSSFKSFIFRPEGTNLNPAPPNKWFVTLVVASDEEEGLTPDEVKNFYCVQVDPSTGRITSYRP, from the coding sequence ATGCTCTCGAGCAGGCTCTTGTGGACGCCAAAGTCAACTTTCGCATTTTTTCGGCCACCGTGTCGATGCGCAATTCTAAATGGAGCAGCTAACGTGAACGATACCCCACTTCATTCCCCAATCCTACATTGCCAGCAAGCCATTCTCGGTGGCATTCCCGCTTCTTCGTTTGTGGCGAGATTCCGACGTGGCTTCACTCTCGTGGAAATGTTGGTGGTCATTGTGATCATCGCCTTGTTGATGGCCATTGTGACCCCGTCCTTTTATTCGGCGATCATGGCAACAAGATTGACATCGTCTGGTGGCCAGTTGGTGGGCATGCTGTCGAATGCACAACAAATTGCAACTTCAGAAGGTTGCACCGTGGAGGTGCGCTTTTACAAATACAACAATGATGAATTCGATCCCGGCGCAGATCCGCGGTTTCGATCTGTCTTGCTTCTACGGCATTTCGAACAGGGTGCTCCGAACCCTGATCCAAATCCAGCCAATCAAGGCAAACCTTTGACCGCTCCGATGGCATTGGTATTAGGCGAGGTTTTGAACTTGTCACAAGACTTGGTCCTGAGCGAGAACAACGAAATGTCGACTTTTCTGGCCAATCTTGCAGATGGCAATTCTACAGTCGGCACCAAAGTGTCCAATGCATCGGGCTTGTCAGACTACACTTTCCGGCCCGGCAGTTCGTTCAAATCCTTTATCTTCCGACCCGAGGGCACCAACTTGAATCCAGCCCCTCCGAACAAATGGTTTGTCACCTTGGTGGTTGCTTCCGACGAAGAGGAAGGGCTGACTCCAGACGAAGTGAAAAACTTCTATTGTGTCCAGGTTGACCCCTCCACCGGCCGGATCACCAGTTACCGTCCGTAA
- the vccC gene encoding Verru_Chthon cassette protein C has translation MTKHHHTSRGFTLVELLVSMTILSILMLLVASIVSEVQRAWSQTSAKVSQFREARRAFDVLKNNLGQATLNPYLRYRFNNPSNPFSPFDAAGEELEGANRNPLKYIRYSELQFISGPAGQVFSGAVPDIAGHAVFFQAPLGYSGEYVNLPTALNGRGYFVQFGDDIAFRPPFIAGRIPPKHRFRLMEYAPPTEVNTIYDKAAGAEIADWYANYTEWSKPVADNVMMLVLSPKRPVIVGSTEDSRDIAPNYFYDSAAELGGPGEEQDAQSHELPPEIEIVMVVIDEGSAQRLADKFGSAKPFTYTGFNAASDTEFRADLDALEQALVDAKVNFRIFSATVSMRNSKWSS, from the coding sequence ATGACCAAACACCATCATACGTCCAGGGGATTTACCTTGGTTGAGTTACTTGTTTCGATGACAATCCTAAGCATCCTTATGCTACTGGTTGCGTCGATTGTTTCGGAGGTGCAGCGTGCATGGTCACAGACTTCTGCCAAGGTGTCGCAATTCCGCGAAGCTCGGCGCGCATTTGATGTGCTCAAAAACAATCTTGGTCAGGCGACGTTAAATCCCTATCTTCGATATCGATTCAACAACCCCTCCAATCCTTTTTCTCCATTCGATGCCGCTGGAGAAGAGCTGGAAGGGGCAAACCGGAATCCGCTCAAATACATTCGCTACTCGGAACTGCAATTCATTTCCGGTCCGGCGGGTCAGGTGTTTTCGGGAGCAGTGCCTGATATTGCTGGGCATGCAGTGTTTTTTCAAGCCCCTCTGGGCTATTCAGGGGAATATGTCAATCTGCCTACGGCGTTAAACGGGCGTGGCTATTTTGTGCAATTCGGCGACGATATCGCATTCAGGCCACCTTTCATTGCTGGAAGAATACCGCCCAAGCATCGGTTCAGGCTGATGGAGTATGCCCCTCCCACTGAGGTGAATACGATTTATGACAAAGCGGCCGGAGCAGAAATCGCTGACTGGTATGCCAACTATACCGAATGGAGCAAGCCGGTGGCCGACAACGTCATGATGTTGGTGTTGTCCCCGAAGCGCCCGGTCATCGTGGGAAGCACCGAAGATTCGCGGGACATCGCTCCCAACTATTTCTATGACAGCGCCGCCGAGTTGGGGGGACCGGGTGAGGAACAGGATGCACAGTCTCATGAACTGCCGCCCGAGATTGAGATTGTGATGGTTGTCATTGATGAGGGGTCGGCCCAACGTCTGGCCGACAAGTTTGGTTCGGCCAAACCATTCACTTACACCGGCTTCAACGCTGCATCCGACACCGAATTCCGTGCCGATCTTGATGCTCTCGAGCAGGCTCTTGTGGACGCCAAAGTCAACTTTCGCATTTTTTCGGCCACCGTGTCGATGCGCAATTCTAAATGGAGCAGCTAA
- a CDS encoding beta strand repeat-containing protein, translated as MKTLRFLFSFISLLLAAQAFGQNGTWNKTTGTDPYDWLAAGNWNGSVPNGITSIANMNVDIQNNITVNLTGNINLDQWTLGDSSGTSSYLIQSSGGTFAITFNNTSASEALLRKNGSGTDTVGTQVIINDGLILDVAGGTLILSGGLTMNGNGVQPDAETVTKNGGGTLTVSGNTLLNAGANYLHANGTTNFDGAYNRYLGTATTQGGSTLNFAGGYNYFAHGSGIGSNSLEFRGATTNIGGTTGTTRTAIAGSILQTGGTVNIGRDGGISNTTLYGNLLNKGNGTLRLQFGNAAGTTTVLGGAAVTANAGTLTAGGNTFTASGIAGGSLYAGMRVYGPGIADNTVITAYNSGTGQVTLSNPVAAGFTQSGVPLMFAEGVNSGLTASAPANNSNIISVSSSANFNVGDTITGVGIPKGVRIAEIINGTSVRLETNVTVASGAQLQTYRPGTLTFGSSSLGTAGSTVEFLRGASSQGTAGGQVLFDPSLNLVLEERAFVNITDNAGTIQDFTFNSLNSSSNTTQNTIGSVITTEGSPFIWFSAGQTGLATGSYVTGPGIPPGARIISVNGNTALLDVAATASVTSPGVAMQVTQYGTIRSESGNATLTVGNYGAVNDVFDGRLDFGGSGGNSRVIKVGSNTLTLSGIQDNGGSRVEVQEGTLELAKVSNAYVHAIGSVLIIGDSDAAIETVKLGGSFALPSVKWSNYNDQIFRSAAVTVNSTGFLDLNGFTEGFGVLQDTDSIGGFVGNSNAQAATVIVGEGSDTSGTFRGVIRDGSPTSAGGGMVSFVKSGGGTQTLQGNNTFTGTTAVTRGTVTLSGANGALSGTSAVRVTNSTLFLNNSVAGGGANSNRVNDSAQMILRNGTFTVTNNNDLGTNILENVGAFVSEGGHNIIRIQHDQGVNNRVRINFDSYTWQNGGMVSIVENNGDSTNNRGFSGGYNSNGFVNYLSPDQALSQVTVTNVPTSFLIGGAGATGSADINILMGAFGGHYANQTREFMTVQTVAGVHYIRPLQLSEYTRLTSVQDVNTSNVMTSMNDVARHDFNNARINANLAYNSLRMHGATRTVIRDDKVLKIGDGASAIGYNPEGHVGAGMLNLIDWGTSMYGGYLDFGNREAVIRGQGATIIQSSIVGNHATHGLTKSGGGHLDLWGNNTYSGETYVTQGGIRAFNSNALGLNGVGNEIRLVTSGYDGDTLVLGNGVIVGSQSDSTQRKDVILEFDARLSAFDQNNVLNGDVFVGSGTQGGQNITSYLRTRRNSAMLTINGDIVNDQSETPITATFNGGSGRVLALIGDQMNDGIVTISGSLADKKVGNDTAAATYEYEKLNIMVRGSSGDAGRSSPIMDFHVNVQDATNLTGSLDLRSGFFRLQGDYGTGILSNPTAQGGVINMTMRLRDNDNDFVNQVAVFSMTNNNADPFATPTVYNVNNISWADGNNGYSATSYGILANEGVGKVVIGNGYGSLDMNPTADIAYGGSFSFNYANPPVLPGDPGEPDPPAPPPLPPQNGTVISFGQGGGFDEGSAFSNLAIGMLVEGAGVPAGTFITAIGANSITVSQAVSVTQNTNLSFSSLQSFNLASATSLGGTQTNVITLDGAFSPGFDIDNLRPGMVLTGTGVANSTYILRIDAENNQIVLNKAVTGNPTNIIFNDSIPNSTTTQRYADARLYSVEGGELELRLRLLDDGGFGLENEVGAVTKVGRGDVRLTGAVGLSGELDGGVNLHGGTLILDYSVNSGRKITSGDNHEAPLTLAGGDIHLVGNATVNAVEQLRGLMIMRAGDSQVRVSSAGVSTTTLSLGPPSNLINNITMLPVRYAGSTMSFWRDLAAGGSAVITLEVPDIYTGSVILPWATYVDGDPSSAFYGKVVDFAYVTRANSPSDALGISAAAEEGLFTIGNNLDFVNDSIADPELLYPWKLGYLAEGPEEDFFGSPGSGFYGTIAPEPGATVIDLRAILFNQDNDNQNGDDFIGNGGTRVDPNNVMKIADGSIMTLRTEGFEARGSAGALGGAILISATVGNTHKTIQGGAISSALETFYFDPDITKALVRTNDLIIHNYADAPNFVDQSAGGGIFTLDTNIVDNPYAPGVRLNLVHSGTGWTRMVRATASGPGYGYTGSTFFNGGTLWVSDPNKLGANPGSFDSDNFYFTGGRLRIGDMTQLDGTTLIEAAANNITLNAFRGITIGGDGAFIDIVKASTTFTINNLIAAEVHAPTFAGGIVRKSNLGVGDLTKEGLGTLVITNKLNTYSGRTEVTAGTLQVNIGDPIANQANSNPVAKRAADNEEANLAGTLGSSFSYIDGTFVDAGAQLRFQITGNTTADIVGKKFQNGTGEWITLDGGTLGTTAAHTGGSLQGMIRVRKDSFVDVVGTGVLRFNSEAGMMTSEGATAGQGALTKVGTGTLELWENNTEFKGNWNVNAGRIVGISQGNPFGTGTTMTLGDAVGTAPSATAEAFLSSRQARTVMIEEVAASSTASGNQINVLKGDTTGLYPGMLISINGTNYRIAQVPNATTFNVTGNFPANTVISGPVTVVHTAELPLHYNVVQNLVINQEAVGAAGQQTKKIGARNHEVLANSGMNWDQYNYDGSITLNDDLIVSYYDDVANLGIGHNAVGTTVPLIGRDQVIALNGNIIATNGNDLITEILYNGDVVEQALNKRLRVYFEINGANNSQWNSDLIIGNGAAANADLDKTHHVRLGGTGTPITAATDVIMTSNSIFQIGGMNVTIGNLMVDVAGVAAGTGANTGRQQIIVENSSDKGEGTLRVTQRDNEDWDVQFRNGTTDAHYITNVNNTQAGDGGSGDGTGFRDRRLNLIKDGAATAVLTQDNEYTGSTVVDNGRLQVGRGGSASTRAVGDTGMGGVGQRGTTVNSGGRIGGTGTIQGVANVTTHVVRGVIEPGDYTDGTTSGIGTLAVVGNLDAKGGTFSMQANQASNAAPDATLSIYRDFTILAPSAIQDYNNYVNTTTATWEGLATSTSRRDHDLLAISGSFEVDSSTVFRLNGNAGTFVAGQVFDLVDWTMASIGDLNYSGILEFGSARLYSGGMTGSFDLPQLSEGLLWDLQKLESNGILLITSGYAVIPEPSRALLLCAGLAGLLMRRRRRKVAAGV; from the coding sequence ATGAAAACGCTCCGCTTTCTCTTCTCGTTCATCAGTCTTCTTTTGGCTGCGCAAGCTTTTGGACAAAATGGAACCTGGAACAAAACGACCGGAACCGACCCATACGATTGGTTGGCGGCAGGCAACTGGAATGGATCAGTTCCGAACGGAATCACGTCGATTGCCAACATGAACGTTGATATCCAGAACAACATTACGGTCAACCTGACCGGTAACATTAACCTTGATCAATGGACGCTCGGAGATTCGAGTGGAACCTCAAGTTACTTGATTCAATCCAGCGGGGGCACTTTCGCCATCACCTTCAATAATACGAGTGCATCGGAAGCGCTGTTGCGCAAGAACGGCAGTGGCACCGACACTGTAGGCACTCAGGTGATCATCAATGATGGTTTGATTCTCGATGTTGCCGGAGGAACACTGATTCTTTCTGGTGGACTCACGATGAATGGAAATGGAGTTCAACCGGATGCAGAAACGGTCACCAAGAACGGTGGCGGCACTTTGACTGTATCGGGAAACACTCTTCTTAACGCAGGGGCGAACTATCTTCATGCGAACGGCACTACCAACTTTGATGGCGCCTACAATCGATACCTTGGAACGGCGACGACTCAAGGAGGCTCTACATTGAATTTTGCTGGCGGCTACAATTACTTCGCTCATGGCAGTGGGATCGGGTCTAATTCGCTCGAATTTCGTGGAGCGACTACCAACATTGGTGGCACGACAGGAACCACTCGGACAGCTATTGCAGGATCAATACTGCAAACAGGAGGAACGGTCAACATTGGCCGTGACGGTGGAATATCGAATACAACGCTTTACGGAAATTTGCTGAACAAGGGCAATGGCACTCTGAGACTCCAGTTTGGCAACGCAGCCGGGACCACGACGGTCTTGGGAGGTGCAGCTGTCACGGCCAATGCAGGAACGCTTACAGCGGGCGGAAATACCTTCACTGCCAGCGGGATTGCTGGCGGTTCTCTCTACGCAGGCATGCGGGTTTATGGCCCGGGAATCGCAGACAATACTGTGATCACGGCTTATAACAGCGGGACCGGGCAAGTCACTCTAAGCAACCCTGTTGCAGCTGGCTTCACCCAATCAGGCGTTCCTCTGATGTTTGCCGAAGGCGTGAACTCGGGGTTGACCGCTTCTGCTCCTGCTAACAATTCCAACATCATTTCCGTTAGCAGTTCAGCAAATTTTAACGTGGGCGATACGATCACAGGCGTTGGAATCCCCAAAGGGGTGCGAATCGCTGAGATCATCAACGGAACCTCTGTTCGGCTGGAAACCAATGTCACCGTCGCCAGCGGTGCACAGCTGCAAACCTACCGACCAGGCACTCTGACCTTTGGTTCAAGCAGTTTGGGAACCGCAGGTTCAACCGTCGAATTCCTTCGCGGAGCCTCGTCACAGGGCACCGCAGGCGGTCAGGTGTTGTTTGATCCTTCGTTGAACCTGGTGTTGGAAGAGCGGGCGTTTGTCAACATCACGGACAATGCCGGCACCATTCAGGACTTTACTTTCAATTCCCTCAACAGCAGCTCGAACACCACGCAAAACACCATTGGATCGGTCATAACCACGGAGGGTAGTCCCTTCATCTGGTTCAGCGCGGGCCAGACGGGACTTGCGACTGGCTCCTATGTGACCGGACCTGGGATTCCCCCAGGTGCCCGCATCATCAGCGTGAACGGGAATACTGCCTTGTTGGATGTTGCCGCCACGGCATCAGTCACGTCTCCGGGCGTGGCCATGCAGGTGACCCAGTATGGAACCATCAGGTCTGAATCTGGAAACGCGACATTGACGGTTGGTAACTACGGCGCCGTCAATGATGTGTTTGATGGGCGACTTGATTTTGGCGGCTCCGGTGGCAATTCTCGGGTCATCAAGGTGGGGTCAAATACTTTGACCCTGTCGGGAATTCAGGATAATGGCGGATCTCGTGTAGAGGTGCAGGAAGGCACGCTTGAACTGGCCAAGGTGAGCAATGCCTACGTCCATGCCATTGGATCGGTGTTGATCATTGGAGATTCAGACGCAGCCATCGAAACCGTGAAACTCGGGGGAAGCTTTGCGCTGCCATCCGTGAAGTGGTCGAATTACAATGACCAAATTTTCAGAAGCGCCGCCGTCACGGTCAATTCTACGGGGTTCTTGGACTTGAATGGATTCACAGAAGGGTTTGGTGTTCTCCAAGACACTGATTCCATCGGGGGCTTCGTCGGCAACAGCAATGCGCAAGCCGCCACGGTCATCGTCGGTGAAGGTAGCGATACCTCGGGCACCTTTCGGGGGGTGATTCGCGATGGTTCACCCACCAGCGCAGGTGGCGGCATGGTGAGTTTTGTGAAATCAGGCGGAGGCACCCAAACTCTCCAAGGGAACAACACCTTCACCGGGACGACGGCGGTAACACGGGGAACGGTGACGCTGAGTGGTGCCAATGGTGCATTGTCCGGCACTTCAGCAGTTCGTGTCACCAACTCGACCTTGTTTCTCAACAACAGCGTGGCCGGCGGAGGGGCTAATAGCAACAGAGTCAACGACAGTGCTCAAATGATCCTGCGAAACGGCACGTTTACGGTGACCAACAACAATGATTTGGGGACCAATATTCTCGAAAATGTCGGAGCATTCGTTTCTGAAGGAGGCCACAACATTATTCGTATCCAGCATGATCAGGGTGTTAACAACCGGGTAAGAATCAATTTCGATAGTTATACTTGGCAAAATGGAGGCATGGTTTCCATTGTCGAAAACAATGGCGACTCGACGAATAACCGGGGATTTTCCGGAGGTTACAATTCCAATGGATTTGTGAATTACCTTTCTCCTGACCAGGCCCTTTCCCAGGTAACGGTTACCAATGTGCCTACATCGTTTCTAATCGGAGGTGCGGGCGCGACAGGTTCAGCGGACATTAACATTCTAATGGGCGCGTTTGGTGGTCACTATGCCAACCAGACCCGTGAGTTTATGACGGTGCAGACGGTGGCAGGAGTGCATTACATCAGACCACTGCAACTTTCTGAGTATACCCGTTTGACGAGTGTTCAGGATGTCAACACCTCCAATGTCATGACTTCCATGAATGATGTGGCGCGCCATGACTTCAATAATGCACGGATCAATGCGAATCTTGCCTACAACAGCTTGCGCATGCATGGTGCCACAAGAACGGTGATTCGGGACGATAAGGTTTTGAAGATCGGCGACGGGGCGAGTGCCATCGGCTACAATCCGGAAGGACATGTTGGCGCAGGGATGTTGAACCTTATTGATTGGGGCACATCGATGTATGGTGGTTATCTGGATTTTGGCAATCGCGAGGCCGTTATTCGTGGGCAGGGTGCCACCATCATTCAATCCAGCATTGTTGGCAACCATGCCACTCATGGCCTGACCAAGTCTGGAGGCGGCCACCTGGATTTGTGGGGAAACAATACTTATTCAGGAGAGACTTACGTCACACAGGGTGGCATCCGGGCATTCAACAGCAATGCATTGGGCCTCAATGGTGTGGGTAATGAGATTCGCCTTGTGACCAGTGGCTATGACGGAGATACCCTGGTGCTTGGTAACGGCGTCATTGTCGGCAGCCAGAGCGATTCAACCCAACGGAAAGACGTGATTCTGGAGTTCGACGCACGCCTCAGTGCATTTGATCAGAACAACGTGCTCAATGGCGACGTTTTCGTCGGAAGCGGAACTCAAGGAGGTCAGAACATTACCAGTTATCTGCGCACCAGACGCAATTCTGCAATGCTGACAATCAATGGAGACATCGTCAACGATCAAAGCGAAACCCCCATTACAGCGACGTTCAACGGTGGCTCCGGACGGGTGCTGGCGCTCATTGGCGACCAGATGAACGATGGCATTGTCACCATCAGTGGATCTCTTGCCGACAAGAAAGTCGGCAATGATACAGCTGCGGCAACCTATGAGTATGAGAAACTCAACATCATGGTGAGAGGCAGCAGTGGTGATGCCGGGCGTTCCTCGCCCATCATGGATTTCCACGTGAATGTTCAGGACGCGACCAATTTGACGGGCAGTCTTGACCTCCGCAGCGGGTTCTTCCGCCTGCAAGGTGACTACGGCACCGGAATCCTCAGCAATCCTACGGCACAGGGAGGCGTGATCAACATGACGATGAGGCTGCGTGACAACGACAATGACTTTGTCAATCAGGTGGCCGTGTTTTCGATGACCAACAACAATGCGGATCCTTTCGCGACACCGACGGTTTACAATGTCAACAACATTTCCTGGGCGGACGGAAACAACGGTTATTCGGCCACCTCTTACGGAATTCTGGCCAACGAGGGTGTTGGCAAAGTGGTCATCGGTAATGGTTATGGCTCGTTGGATATGAACCCTACCGCTGACATCGCTTACGGTGGAAGCTTTAGCTTCAACTATGCGAATCCGCCTGTGTTGCCCGGTGATCCTGGCGAGCCTGATCCTCCAGCCCCCCCCCCACTTCCTCCCCAAAACGGAACAGTGATCTCATTTGGTCAAGGTGGCGGCTTTGACGAAGGCTCCGCGTTCTCCAACCTCGCAATCGGCATGCTGGTTGAGGGGGCAGGGGTGCCTGCCGGGACGTTCATCACCGCCATTGGTGCGAATTCGATCACCGTTAGCCAGGCGGTGAGCGTCACCCAGAACACCAACCTGAGCTTTAGCTCGCTTCAGTCCTTCAACCTTGCGAGTGCTACATCTTTGGGCGGCACTCAGACGAATGTTATTACCCTGGATGGTGCGTTCTCACCGGGTTTTGATATCGACAATCTCCGGCCTGGAATGGTCTTGACTGGAACCGGCGTTGCCAACAGCACTTACATTCTGCGCATTGATGCGGAGAACAATCAGATCGTTCTGAACAAGGCAGTCACCGGCAACCCTACCAACATCATTTTTAATGATTCGATCCCCAATAGCACGACAACCCAGCGGTATGCTGATGCAAGGCTGTATTCTGTTGAGGGCGGGGAACTTGAATTGCGCCTTCGCCTCCTGGACGATGGTGGATTTGGATTGGAAAACGAAGTGGGTGCGGTTACCAAAGTCGGTCGTGGCGATGTGCGTCTTACTGGGGCCGTCGGGTTGAGTGGAGAGCTGGATGGGGGCGTAAACCTTCATGGTGGCACACTGATTCTTGATTACTCGGTCAATTCGGGTCGCAAGATTACCAGCGGTGACAACCATGAGGCACCGCTGACGCTGGCGGGTGGTGATATCCATTTGGTTGGCAACGCTACCGTGAACGCAGTGGAACAGCTGCGAGGGCTGATGATCATGCGTGCGGGTGATTCGCAGGTGCGGGTCTCAAGCGCAGGAGTATCGACGACGACGTTGAGCCTTGGACCTCCCTCCAACCTGATCAACAATATCACGATGTTGCCAGTTCGCTATGCGGGGTCGACGATGTCGTTCTGGCGTGACCTTGCGGCTGGGGGCTCAGCGGTCATCACTTTGGAGGTCCCGGACATCTATACGGGCTCGGTGATCCTTCCTTGGGCCACCTATGTGGACGGAGACCCGAGTTCCGCGTTTTACGGGAAGGTGGTCGATTTCGCCTATGTGACAAGAGCCAATTCGCCCAGCGATGCATTGGGCATTTCTGCGGCAGCGGAGGAAGGGTTGTTCACGATTGGAAACAACCTGGATTTTGTGAATGATTCGATTGCAGATCCCGAGCTTCTCTATCCTTGGAAGCTAGGTTATCTGGCGGAGGGGCCTGAAGAGGATTTCTTTGGCAGTCCTGGGTCGGGTTTTTACGGAACTATCGCCCCTGAGCCGGGGGCTACGGTCATTGACCTTCGCGCGATTCTGTTCAATCAGGACAATGACAACCAAAACGGTGATGATTTCATCGGCAACGGCGGAACCAGGGTGGATCCGAATAACGTGATGAAAATTGCGGACGGCAGCATCATGACGCTGCGCACCGAAGGTTTTGAAGCCAGGGGCTCTGCAGGAGCACTTGGTGGGGCCATCTTGATCTCGGCCACGGTGGGAAACACCCACAAGACCATCCAAGGGGGCGCGATCAGTTCGGCACTCGAGACGTTTTACTTCGATCCTGACATCACCAAGGCTCTGGTGCGGACCAATGATTTGATCATCCACAACTACGCCGATGCTCCAAACTTCGTCGATCAAAGTGCTGGTGGCGGCATCTTCACTCTTGATACCAATATTGTGGACAATCCCTACGCTCCTGGCGTGAGATTGAACCTGGTGCACAGCGGAACCGGATGGACGCGGATGGTTCGCGCTACTGCCAGTGGCCCAGGCTATGGCTACACGGGCAGCACCTTCTTCAATGGCGGCACTCTTTGGGTAAGTGATCCCAACAAACTTGGGGCCAATCCTGGTTCATTTGATTCAGACAACTTCTACTTCACTGGTGGTCGCTTGCGCATTGGTGACATGACGCAACTGGACGGAACGACGCTCATTGAGGCTGCTGCCAACAACATCACGTTGAATGCGTTCCGTGGGATTACCATCGGTGGTGATGGTGCTTTCATCGATATTGTGAAAGCGTCGACCACTTTCACCATCAACAACCTGATTGCTGCCGAGGTGCATGCGCCTACTTTCGCTGGTGGTATTGTGCGGAAAAGCAACCTTGGTGTGGGTGACCTGACCAAGGAAGGTCTTGGCACGTTGGTGATCACCAACAAGCTGAACACTTACAGTGGACGGACCGAAGTGACCGCTGGAACTCTGCAGGTGAACATCGGAGATCCGATTGCCAACCAGGCCAACAGCAATCCTGTTGCCAAGCGTGCTGCCGACAATGAGGAAGCCAATTTGGCGGGAACGCTGGGATCGAGCTTTTCCTACATTGACGGCACCTTTGTCGATGCGGGCGCTCAACTGCGATTCCAGATCACGGGGAACACCACAGCTGACATTGTTGGGAAGAAATTCCAGAACGGCACTGGCGAGTGGATAACCTTGGATGGGGGCACACTCGGCACCACGGCTGCGCATACTGGTGGTTCGTTGCAAGGGATGATTCGAGTTCGTAAGGACAGTTTTGTTGACGTGGTTGGCACGGGGGTTCTTCGCTTCAACAGCGAGGCGGGCATGATGACCAGTGAAGGGGCCACTGCAGGACAGGGCGCACTCACCAAAGTGGGCACGGGGACTCTCGAACTGTGGGAAAACAACACCGAGTTCAAAGGCAACTGGAACGTCAATGCGGGTCGCATCGTGGGTATTTCGCAAGGCAATCCGTTCGGCACCGGAACGACGATGACCTTGGGTGATGCGGTCGGCACGGCACCTTCAGCAACTGCCGAGGCGTTCCTCAGCAGTCGTCAGGCTCGCACGGTGATGATTGAAGAAGTGGCAGCTTCCAGCACCGCATCAGGAAATCAGATCAATGTTTTGAAGGGCGATACCACCGGGCTCTATCCAGGCATGTTGATCAGCATCAATGGAACCAACTACCGCATTGCTCAGGTGCCAAATGCCACCACCTTCAACGTGACGGGGAACTTTCCAGCGAACACGGTGATCAGTGGGCCGGTCACCGTGGTCCATACGGCTGAGCTGCCACTCCATTACAATGTGGTTCAAAATTTGGTGATCAACCAGGAGGCGGTAGGAGCAGCCGGCCAGCAAACGAAAAAGATTGGAGCCCGGAATCACGAAGTGTTGGCCAACTCAGGGATGAACTGGGATCAATACAATTATGACGGTTCCATCACATTGAATGATGACTTGATTGTGAGCTATTATGATGATGTGGCGAACTTGGGGATTGGTCATAACGCAGTTGGAACCACGGTTCCACTAATTGGTCGGGATCAAGTGATTGCTCTGAACGGAAACATCATTGCCACAAACGGGAATGACCTTATCACGGAGATTCTTTACAACGGTGACGTTGTTGAGCAGGCATTGAACAAGCGTTTGAGGGTGTATTTCGAGATCAACGGCGCGAACAATTCCCAGTGGAACAGTGATCTGATCATCGGCAATGGTGCTGCAGCAAATGCAGACCTCGACAAGACCCATCATGTTAGATTGGGTGGGACCGGCACTCCGATCACAGCAGCGACGGATGTGATCATGACCAGCAACAGCATCTTCCAGATTGGCGGCATGAATGTTACCATCGGAAACTTGATGGTTGACGTCGCTGGCGTTGCCGCAGGCACCGGAGCCAACACAGGGAGGCAGCAGATTATCGTTGAGAATTCGTCAGACAAAGGCGAGGGCACTCTCCGTGTTACCCAGAGAGACAACGAAGATTGGGATGTCCAGTTCCGCAATGGCACCACTGATGCTCATTACATTACCAACGTGAACAACACCCAAGCTGGGGACGGCGGCAGTGGAGATGGAACGGGCTTCCGGGATAGAAGGCTCAACTTGATCAAGGATGGTGCGGCCACGGCGGTGCTGACCCAGGACAATGAATACACCGGTTCAACAGTGGTCGACAATGGACGTCTTCAAGTGGGTCGGGGTGGTTCGGCGTCGACGCGTGCGGTGGGTGATACGGGAATGGGCGGTGTTGGGCAGAGGGGCACTACGGTGAACTCTGGCGGTCGCATCGGTGGAACGGGAACGATCCAGGGGGTGGCAAATGTCACCACACACGTGGTTCGTGGGGTGATTGAACCCGGTGATTACACGGATGGCACCACGAGTGGCATCGGAACGCTGGCAGTGGTGGGGAATCTGGATGCCAAGGGCGGGACCTTCAGCATGCAGGCCAACCAAGCTTCCAATGCTGCGCCTGACGCTACTTTGTCGATCTACCGCGACTTCACCATACTGGCCCCTTCAGCCATTCAAGATTACAACAATTATGTGAATACGACGACCGCGACATGGGAAGGCCTGGCGACCAGCACCAGTCGGAGAGATCACGATCTGTTGGCCATTTCTGGCTCGTTTGAGGTCGACAGCAGCACGGTCTTCAGGCTGAATGGAAATGCTGGGACCTTTGTTGCGGGTCAGGTATTTGACTTGGTTGACTGGACCATGGCATCGATCGGCGATTTGAATTACTCCGGGATTTTGGAATTTGGATCGGCACGTCTCTACTCAGGTGGAATGACGGGCAGCTTCGATCTTCCGCAGCTCTCGGAAGGATTGCTTTGGGATCTCCAGAAATTGGAAAGCAACGGTATTCTTCTGATTACCAGTGGATATGCCGTCATTCCTGAACCAAGTCGCGCATTGCTGCTTTGTGCAGGATTGGCTGGATTGCTGATGCGTCGCCGCCGTCGGAAAGTTGCTGCTGGCGTTTGA